A window of the Spirochaetae bacterium HGW-Spirochaetae-1 genome harbors these coding sequences:
- a CDS encoding class I SAM-dependent methyltransferase: MSILKDIQYKDSSKFNDRIYLHYKFGTNKYPLTQWVFDNISKENNLKVLELGCGNGLLWRLNAKRVPGTWEITLSDFSVGMIHDAKNTIGDSIKNITYEVINIEHIPFEDHSYDLIIANNMLYHVPDRNKALSEIQRVLKKNGTFYATTFSKYYMKEMKEIISEYRAKPVKENATNDLIQNFSIEDGGEQLKKYFNNIVLKPYDNILIINEAEPFINFIYSTVGIQRDKIIFNEDEREPLTEFVKNIIERKGNISIPANSGLFICKNSA; encoded by the coding sequence ATGTCCATCTTAAAAGATATTCAGTATAAGGACTCATCGAAATTTAACGATCGCATTTATTTACATTATAAATTTGGAACGAACAAGTATCCGTTGACACAGTGGGTTTTTGACAATATCAGCAAAGAAAACAATCTAAAAGTACTGGAACTGGGCTGCGGGAATGGATTGCTGTGGAGATTAAATGCGAAGAGGGTCCCCGGTACCTGGGAAATTACGTTATCCGACTTCTCCGTGGGGATGATACACGATGCGAAAAACACCATAGGAGACAGCATAAAGAACATCACCTATGAGGTCATAAATATTGAGCATATTCCCTTTGAAGATCATAGCTATGATTTAATAATAGCAAATAATATGCTGTATCATGTTCCCGACAGGAATAAGGCCCTTTCGGAAATACAAAGGGTTTTAAAGAAAAACGGAACATTCTACGCGACGACATTCAGTAAATACTACATGAAGGAGATGAAGGAAATAATTTCTGAATACAGGGCTAAACCCGTTAAGGAAAATGCAACCAATGACCTTATACAAAACTTTTCGATAGAAGACGGCGGGGAACAGTTAAAAAAATATTTCAACAATATTGTTTTAAAACCGTATGATAATATATTGATAATCAATGAAGCCGAACCGTTCATTAATTTCATTTATTCAACTGTCGGTATTCAGCGGGATAAAATTATTTTTAATGAAGATGAAAGAGAACCCCTGACAGAATTTGTAAAAAATATAATTGAACGCAAGGGGAATATCAGCATTCCGGCGAATAGCGGATTATTTATCTGTAAAAACAGCGCGTAA
- a CDS encoding peptide chain release factor 3 encodes MNDPMQIEIKRRRTFAIISHPDAGKTTLTEKLLLYGGAIELAGSVTARKKQRETSSDWMELEKKRGISISSTVLQFDYNGFRINLLDTPGHKDFSEDTYRVLMAVDAVVMVIDAGKGIESQTLKLFEICKKRGIPIFTFINKLDRPALPPLELLDQIEKVLGMHACPVCWPLENGAFFKGVYDRITREVHLFEKVPGGAYKAPVSVHDITDPFVKGILSESSYNEIMEELEMLDGAQKALEINEVHAGKTTPVFFGSAANNFGVEMLLKGFLEYSNEPLPRKAGNEIIPLDGPAFSAFVFKIQTNMNPQHRDRMVFARICSGRFFRDMTVYNTRNNKEVRISNSHNVFGRERETANEAFAGDIIGFVTNADFRIGDTLSSDPEITFNEIPRFAPECFAYIRNVSSSSYKSFRKGIEHLLAEDIVQSFFLKSHAGNIPLLGAVGPLQFDVLQYRLKDEYGVDSNLEMKQWTVMRWIGDADATDTADLQLPYNSAEGTDDRGRPVLLFNNTWSMQYFMENNPRVPLHDSPTN; translated from the coding sequence ATGAACGATCCCATGCAAATCGAAATAAAAAGAAGGCGTACCTTCGCCATCATCTCACACCCCGACGCGGGAAAAACCACTTTGACCGAAAAGCTGCTTCTCTATGGAGGAGCAATCGAGCTGGCCGGTTCGGTAACGGCGCGGAAAAAACAGCGGGAAACATCCTCAGACTGGATGGAACTGGAAAAGAAGAGAGGAATATCCATATCCTCCACGGTCCTTCAGTTCGACTATAACGGTTTCCGGATCAATCTCCTGGACACGCCGGGCCACAAGGATTTCTCCGAAGATACATACCGGGTCCTCATGGCCGTTGATGCCGTAGTCATGGTCATCGACGCCGGTAAGGGAATTGAAAGTCAGACTCTCAAGCTTTTCGAGATCTGCAAAAAGCGCGGCATCCCCATATTCACCTTCATCAACAAACTGGACCGCCCCGCCCTCCCGCCTCTTGAACTGCTGGACCAGATTGAGAAGGTTCTGGGCATGCATGCCTGCCCCGTATGCTGGCCCCTTGAAAACGGCGCCTTTTTCAAGGGAGTGTATGACCGAATCACCCGGGAAGTCCATCTATTCGAAAAAGTCCCCGGTGGAGCATACAAGGCCCCCGTCTCCGTTCATGACATCACGGACCCCTTCGTCAAAGGCATTCTCAGCGAATCATCATATAATGAAATAATGGAAGAGCTCGAAATGCTCGACGGCGCCCAAAAGGCCCTTGAAATAAATGAAGTGCATGCGGGGAAAACCACGCCCGTTTTTTTCGGCAGCGCCGCCAACAATTTCGGCGTGGAGATGCTCCTGAAAGGATTCCTGGAATATTCAAACGAGCCCCTTCCCCGGAAGGCCGGAAACGAGATCATCCCCCTGGATGGTCCGGCTTTTTCCGCCTTTGTCTTCAAGATCCAGACAAACATGAACCCCCAGCACAGGGACAGGATGGTTTTCGCCAGGATATGTTCCGGAAGGTTTTTCCGGGACATGACGGTTTACAATACGCGAAACAACAAAGAAGTGCGGATATCAAATTCCCATAACGTTTTTGGACGGGAACGGGAAACGGCAAACGAGGCCTTCGCAGGCGATATTATCGGTTTCGTGACCAATGCCGATTTCCGCATAGGCGATACTCTCAGTTCCGACCCGGAAATTACTTTCAATGAAATTCCCCGCTTCGCGCCCGAGTGTTTCGCCTACATCAGGAACGTATCGTCCTCGAGCTATAAATCCTTCCGAAAAGGAATCGAACATCTTCTTGCCGAGGACATTGTCCAGTCCTTTTTCCTCAAGTCCCATGCCGGCAATATCCCCCTGCTGGGAGCTGTCGGCCCATTGCAGTTTGATGTTCTGCAGTACCGGTTAAAGGATGAATACGGCGTCGATTCCAACCTGGAGATGAAGCAATGGACCGTCATGCGATGGATAGGCGATGCCGATGCAACTGATACCGCGGACCTCCAGCTCCCCTATAACAGTGCTGAAGGCACTGATGACAGGGGAAGGCCCGTGCTTCTGTTCAACAATACATGGTCCATGCAGTACTTCATGGAAAACAATCCCCGCGTACCGCTCCATGATTCACCGACGAATTAG
- a CDS encoding long-chain fatty acid--CoA ligase: MSSLRRYIMQFPSFYPETSIPGIFRNRADVLADSTFLRFRNKDKWNDITWREVKERADALTSYLIQNGIKPGDKVAIYSENRPEWIMADLAVLSAGGADVTIYPTNSSGEAAHIINDSDSRMCFCSGSFQVENLLKIKNKLSKLKKIIVFNDGKYNDSKVITLKDALDMGRKKNNEKEIDKRIRNINPEDVMTIMYTSGTTGDPKGVMLSAKNMVSQVLHFVRHQPHPTFDIALSILPLSHALERSIGYNLLLYCGGEIAFSRGPEFLIQDLVEIRPTCMISVPRLPEKMYEGIQAKVAGAPAVKKALFGWAVKTGKKAAPYLAENRPIPGLLGRQYALAYKLVLSKLRDALGMDRMICMGTGGAPFSEEIHTFFTAMQVYILTGYGLTETAPVTHCHTHTHISPLKPGTVGPALPLTQCRIADDGEILIKSPQVMMGYYNNPLATREVFTDDGWFKTGDIGIIDKDGYLRITDRKKDIIITSGGKNIAPQVIEGDILRSAFIEQITLIGDKRKYITALIAPDFGNLEKWAGENDIKYNTLEELIKNPAVIGKYQTIMDGVNKTLGRVEQVKKFTLIPNSFSQEKGEVTPTMKIKRKIVQNNYRDTIEAMYEE, from the coding sequence ATGTCAAGTCTGAGGAGGTATATCATGCAATTTCCCAGCTTCTATCCCGAAACATCAATCCCCGGCATCTTCAGAAACCGTGCCGATGTTCTGGCCGACAGTACTTTTCTGCGCTTTCGCAATAAGGATAAATGGAATGATATCACATGGCGCGAGGTCAAAGAACGGGCCGATGCCCTTACCTCATATCTCATTCAAAACGGCATTAAACCCGGTGATAAAGTTGCCATCTACTCGGAAAACCGGCCCGAATGGATCATGGCAGACCTGGCCGTACTTTCCGCGGGCGGTGCCGATGTGACCATATATCCCACTAACTCCAGCGGTGAAGCGGCCCACATTATCAATGATTCCGATTCCCGCATGTGCTTCTGCTCCGGTTCCTTCCAGGTGGAGAACCTGCTGAAAATAAAAAACAAGCTGTCCAAGCTGAAAAAAATAATCGTCTTCAATGATGGGAAATATAATGATTCAAAAGTAATAACCCTGAAAGACGCCCTTGACATGGGCAGGAAGAAAAACAACGAGAAGGAAATAGACAAGCGCATCCGTAACATCAATCCCGAAGATGTCATGACCATTATGTACACTTCAGGCACCACGGGAGACCCCAAGGGAGTCATGCTCTCGGCAAAGAACATGGTATCCCAGGTACTGCATTTCGTGCGCCACCAGCCGCATCCCACGTTTGATATTGCCCTGTCAATTCTCCCCCTCTCCCATGCGCTGGAACGGAGCATCGGGTACAATCTTCTTCTCTACTGCGGTGGCGAGATAGCCTTTTCACGCGGACCGGAATTCCTCATACAGGATCTGGTGGAGATCCGTCCCACGTGCATGATATCCGTACCCCGGCTCCCGGAAAAAATGTATGAAGGCATACAGGCCAAGGTAGCCGGCGCACCGGCAGTTAAGAAGGCTCTCTTCGGCTGGGCCGTAAAAACCGGTAAAAAGGCCGCGCCGTACCTGGCGGAAAACCGTCCCATACCGGGGCTCCTGGGCAGGCAATACGCCCTGGCCTATAAACTGGTTCTTTCCAAGCTGCGCGACGCCCTGGGCATGGACCGAATGATTTGCATGGGAACCGGCGGCGCTCCTTTCTCTGAAGAGATACACACCTTCTTTACGGCCATGCAGGTTTATATCCTGACAGGCTATGGCCTGACGGAAACGGCCCCGGTCACACACTGCCACACCCACACGCATATATCACCGCTGAAGCCCGGAACCGTGGGACCGGCCCTTCCCCTGACCCAATGCAGAATCGCCGATGACGGCGAAATCCTCATCAAGTCGCCCCAGGTCATGATGGGATATTACAATAACCCCCTGGCAACCCGGGAAGTCTTCACCGACGACGGCTGGTTTAAAACCGGCGACATCGGCATCATTGATAAAGACGGCTACCTGAGGATAACTGACAGGAAAAAAGACATCATCATCACCTCGGGCGGCAAGAACATCGCGCCCCAGGTAATTGAGGGAGACATCCTCAGGAGCGCCTTCATCGAGCAGATAACCCTCATCGGGGACAAGAGAAAATACATCACGGCCCTGATCGCTCCCGATTTCGGCAATTTGGAAAAATGGGCCGGCGAAAATGATATTAAATACAACACACTGGAGGAACTGATCAAAAACCCGGCAGTGATTGGAAAATATCAGACCATAATGGACGGCGTCAACAAGACACTGGGAAGGGTGGAACAGGTGAAAAAGTTCACGCTCATCCCTAATTCCTTTTCACAGGAAAAGGGCGAGGTAACTCCGACGATGAAGATAAAGCGGAAGATCGTACAGAACAATTACCGCGATACCATTGAAGCCATGTACGAGGAATAA
- a CDS encoding serine acetyltransferase: protein MKIIKQISSKTPLFKDSELHEVVERLCHPESYSSVYHRVKHQEVAMPSTETLSEIVELLKSVIFPGYFLNSDVNPGTMKYYIGSTLDRVMRLLSEQVKRGFCFFCSTEADKECHDCENKAAIISHRFVKSLPELRELLALDALAAFEGDPAAQKLGETIFCYPSITAMTYYRIAHELYKHDVPLIPRIITEMAHSHTGIDIHPGAQIGRRFFIDHGTGTVIGETCIIGENVRIYQGVTLGAKSFPIDEKGNPIKGIPRHPVVEDDVIIYSGATILGRVTIGKGAEIGGNVWITTSIEPGAKIIQQKALKTCFEDGAGI from the coding sequence ATGAAGATTATCAAACAAATATCATCGAAAACCCCTCTCTTCAAAGACAGTGAGCTGCACGAGGTTGTGGAAAGGCTCTGCCATCCCGAATCGTACAGCTCGGTTTATCATCGTGTGAAGCATCAGGAAGTTGCCATGCCGTCCACGGAGACCCTTTCTGAGATAGTTGAGCTCCTGAAATCCGTTATCTTTCCCGGCTATTTTCTCAATTCCGATGTGAATCCCGGAACCATGAAGTATTATATCGGGTCCACACTGGATAGGGTCATGAGGCTTTTATCGGAACAGGTAAAACGTGGATTTTGCTTTTTCTGTTCCACCGAAGCGGACAAGGAATGCCATGACTGCGAGAATAAGGCGGCCATCATATCGCACCGGTTCGTTAAAAGTCTGCCGGAGCTCCGTGAGCTTCTTGCACTGGACGCCCTGGCTGCATTCGAGGGCGACCCGGCAGCCCAGAAGCTGGGGGAGACCATTTTCTGTTACCCCAGTATCACCGCTATGACATATTATCGCATAGCCCACGAACTCTACAAGCACGATGTTCCGCTCATACCACGGATAATCACTGAAATGGCCCACTCCCATACGGGGATCGACATCCATCCCGGAGCGCAGATAGGGCGGCGCTTTTTCATTGATCACGGAACAGGGACTGTAATCGGAGAGACCTGTATTATCGGTGAAAATGTTCGTATATACCAGGGAGTAACCCTGGGCGCCAAGAGTTTTCCCATCGATGAAAAGGGAAATCCCATCAAGGGGATTCCCCGGCATCCCGTGGTGGAGGACGATGTAATCATTTATTCCGGCGCTACTATCCTGGGCCGGGTAACCATCGGCAAAGGGGCCGAAATAGGCGGCAATGTGTGGATCACTACCAGCATCGAGCCCGGTGCTAAAATTATCCAGCAGAAGGCTCTGAAGACATGTTTCGAAGACGGTGCCGGTATCTGA
- a CDS encoding transglutaminase, which produces MEDYLKSTYYIESTDPAVTAFAQKSMGTEKDETARAVKLYYAVRDGFKYNPYMMRFEKQYYRASYVLEKGEGFCIQKAILLAAAARSAGIPSRLGFANVINHLSTKNLRDILRTDLFVFHGYTELYINGRWVKATPAFNLSLCEKFGTCPLEFDGIHDSIFHPLDMKGQKHMEYVYDYGSFPDFPLEKMINESKIYYPHLEKFIDGTLDVPEGNFEHEADREPLN; this is translated from the coding sequence ATGGAAGACTATCTAAAATCAACCTATTACATTGAATCCACAGACCCTGCCGTGACTGCCTTCGCACAAAAAAGCATGGGCACTGAAAAAGACGAAACAGCAAGGGCCGTAAAACTGTACTACGCCGTTCGTGACGGATTCAAATACAACCCCTACATGATGCGCTTCGAAAAGCAATACTACCGCGCATCCTATGTCCTGGAAAAGGGTGAAGGGTTTTGCATCCAGAAGGCCATTCTCCTGGCTGCCGCGGCCCGCTCAGCGGGGATACCGTCCCGCCTGGGATTCGCCAATGTTATAAACCACCTCTCCACAAAAAACCTGCGGGACATCCTGAGAACCGATCTTTTCGTTTTCCATGGCTATACCGAGCTGTACATCAACGGCAGGTGGGTCAAAGCCACACCGGCCTTCAACCTGTCCCTGTGCGAAAAATTCGGCACCTGCCCCCTGGAATTCGACGGCATCCACGATTCCATCTTCCATCCCCTGGATATGAAGGGACAGAAGCACATGGAATACGTTTACGATTACGGTTCTTTCCCCGACTTCCCCCTGGAAAAGATGATAAACGAGAGTAAAATATATTATCCCCACCTGGAGAAATTCATCGACGGCACGCTGGACGTTCCGGAAGGCAACTTCGAGCACGAGGCAGACAGGGAACCTTTGAACTGA
- the asnB gene encoding asparagine synthase B (functions in asparagine biosynthesis; converts glutamine, aspartate, ATP, and water to glutamate, asparagine, pyrophosphate and AMP), translating into MCGIVGVFNLKMSAGELRPRVLDMSKKLRHRGPDWSGIFACDRAILAHERLSIVDPQSGGQPLSSPDGSIMLAVNGEIYNHQSLRERFKGTYEFRTNSDCEVIIPLYLEKGSDFIEDLNGIFAFALYDRNRDQYLIARDHMGIIPLYKGWDVLGNFFVSSELKALEGVCSRIEEFLPGHSLWSGDGEMKRWYGRDWNDYDAVARNETSIDDLRRALEDAVHRQLMSDVPYGVLLSGGLDSSIISAVAKRFAAKRVESGDTQEAWWPQLHSFAVGLKGSPDLEAARKVAAHINSVHHEIYFTIQEGLDALRDVIYHIETYDVTTVRASTPMYLMARVIKSMGVKMVLSGEGADEVFGGYLYFHKAPNARAFHEETVRKLGKLHLYDCLRANKSLAAWGVEGRVPFLDKEFLDVAMRLNPEDKMAKDGKMEKWVLRKAFEDYLPESVAWRQKEQFSDGVGYSWIDTLKEMTSGAVTDEQMANAKYRFPLQTPMTKEEYYYRSIYTEHFPSDSAALCVPSVPSVACSTPEALAWDEELKKNIDPSGRAVKMVHKEAY; encoded by the coding sequence ATGTGCGGAATAGTTGGTGTATTTAACCTGAAAATGTCGGCCGGGGAACTGAGGCCGCGGGTCCTGGACATGTCGAAAAAACTTAGGCACCGGGGCCCTGACTGGTCCGGCATATTCGCCTGCGACCGGGCCATCCTGGCTCACGAAAGGCTTTCCATCGTAGACCCCCAGTCGGGAGGGCAGCCCCTGTCCAGTCCCGACGGCAGCATCATGCTGGCCGTCAACGGTGAAATATACAACCACCAGTCCCTGCGAGAACGCTTCAAGGGCACCTATGAGTTCCGCACCAATTCGGACTGTGAGGTTATCATCCCCCTTTACCTGGAGAAGGGATCTGATTTTATCGAAGACCTGAACGGGATCTTCGCCTTCGCCCTTTATGACAGGAACAGGGACCAGTACCTCATCGCCAGGGACCACATGGGTATCATCCCGCTGTACAAGGGATGGGACGTGTTGGGCAACTTCTTTGTTTCATCGGAGTTGAAGGCGCTCGAGGGAGTGTGCAGCCGGATAGAGGAGTTCCTGCCGGGGCATTCCCTGTGGAGCGGCGACGGAGAAATGAAGCGATGGTACGGGCGCGACTGGAATGACTATGACGCCGTTGCCCGAAATGAAACATCGATTGATGATTTGCGCAGGGCCCTGGAGGACGCCGTACACCGTCAGCTCATGTCCGATGTTCCCTACGGTGTGCTCCTTTCGGGCGGCCTCGATTCCTCGATAATATCGGCCGTGGCAAAGAGGTTTGCCGCGAAGCGCGTCGAGTCGGGTGACACCCAGGAGGCATGGTGGCCCCAGCTGCACTCCTTTGCCGTGGGCCTGAAGGGATCACCGGACCTGGAAGCGGCACGTAAAGTTGCAGCGCACATCAATTCGGTTCACCATGAGATATATTTCACCATACAGGAAGGTCTCGACGCCCTGCGCGATGTCATATACCATATCGAGACATACGACGTCACCACAGTCAGGGCATCGACCCCCATGTACCTCATGGCCCGGGTCATCAAATCAATGGGAGTGAAGATGGTTCTTTCAGGCGAGGGGGCCGATGAGGTCTTCGGCGGGTATCTCTATTTTCACAAAGCGCCCAATGCCCGGGCCTTCCACGAGGAGACGGTGCGCAAACTGGGCAAGCTCCATCTCTATGACTGCCTGCGCGCCAACAAGTCCCTTGCCGCCTGGGGCGTTGAGGGGCGTGTTCCCTTTCTCGACAAGGAGTTCCTGGACGTGGCCATGAGGCTGAATCCCGAAGACAAGATGGCAAAGGACGGTAAAATGGAGAAGTGGGTTCTCCGGAAAGCCTTCGAGGATTACCTGCCGGAGAGTGTGGCCTGGCGGCAGAAGGAGCAGTTCTCCGACGGTGTGGGTTACAGCTGGATCGATACGCTGAAGGAGATGACTTCCGGGGCCGTGACGGACGAGCAGATGGCAAACGCGAAGTACCGGTTTCCCCTCCAGACGCCCATGACCAAGGAGGAATACTATTACCGCAGCATTTACACTGAGCATTTTCCCTCTGACTCGGCCGCCCTGTGCGTGCCTTCGGTTCCCTCCGTGGCATGCAGCACGCCCGAGGCCCTGGCCTGGGACGAGGAGCTGAAAAAGAACATAGATCCCTCGGGGCGTGCCGTTAAAATGGTGCACAAGGAGGCTTACTGA